The genomic DNA ATTGATTTTGGAGAACCAAGACGCACTGATTGAGGCGATTTCAACCGATTTTGATGGCCGTGCTTATAACGACACACGCATTGGTGAAATTTTGCCCAGCATGATGGCGATTAATGATGCGCTAAAGCACTTGAAGCGTTGGGCTGCACCTAAGCGTAAATTTGCGGGCCTCATTCATATGCCTGCCAGTGCAAAGGTGATTTATCAGCCTGTTGGTGTCGTTGGGGTCATTGCGCCTTGGAATTACCCATTGCTGCTAACCGTAGCGCCAGTCGTAGGTGCTATTGCGGCAGGAAATGTGGCATTGGTCAAGGTTTCTGAATTTACGCCGGCCTTTGGCGCGTTAATGGAATCGCTGGTGCGAAAATATTTTGCGGCATCAGAACTGCGCATCGTAAATGGCGAAGTCGATATAGCCCAAGCTTTTTCAGAGTTGCCTTTTGATCACCTATTGTTTACGGGTTCTACTACAGTTGGCAAGCACATCATGCGTGCCGCCAGTCAGAACTTAACTCCAGTGACGCTAGAGTTGGGCGGAAAAAGCCCGGTCGTTATCGATAAATCGATCCCCGTTCGCGAAGCGGCGGCTAGGTTAGTGTTTCCGAAGTGCGTGAATGCAGGTCAAACCTGCGTAGCACCAGATTATGTACTTTGCCCGACAGATCGTATTGACGAATTTGTTCAGCATTTCTTGGTGGAAGCACGTCGACAGTACCCAAATGTCGCCGATAACAATGACTATACTTCAATCATCAATGAACGACAGCGTGCGCGATTAGTGGGCTATGTAGAAGAAGCGTTGGCGCGCGGTGCAGCGCTGCACATAGCGGGTGACAGTGAAAATTTAGCGGATTATGGAACCAAGCTGCCACCGATGTTGTTGACGGGTGTTCCAGACGATTGCGCTGTAATGCAAGAGGAGATCTTTGGTCCACTTTTACCTGTAGTCGGTTATGAATCCTTAGCCGAAGCCACTCAATACATTAATGACCGACCACGGCCGCTTGCTCTGT from Reinekea marina includes the following:
- a CDS encoding coniferyl aldehyde dehydrogenase, whose protein sequence is MSTPLPTASFEHVNEQFSALKRAYATSPYPSVSIRKQRLLKLKALILENQDALIEAISTDFDGRAYNDTRIGEILPSMMAINDALKHLKRWAAPKRKFAGLIHMPASAKVIYQPVGVVGVIAPWNYPLLLTVAPVVGAIAAGNVALVKVSEFTPAFGALMESLVRKYFAASELRIVNGEVDIAQAFSELPFDHLLFTGSTTVGKHIMRAASQNLTPVTLELGGKSPVVIDKSIPVREAAARLVFPKCVNAGQTCVAPDYVLCPTDRIDEFVQHFLVEARRQYPNVADNNDYTSIINERQRARLVGYVEEALARGAALHIAGDSENLADYGTKLPPMLLTGVPDDCAVMQEEIFGPLLPVVGYESLAEATQYINDRPRPLALYVFGYDKSLKPVFEQQTHSGGLVFNEAMVQVTMDNLPFGGIGHSGMGHYHGYDGFQTFSKAKPVVSKGRINSLQLFYPPYKNWLVSSIMRIFGR